A single window of Archangium gephyra DNA harbors:
- a CDS encoding SDR family oxidoreductase codes for MRNPSIHTTQRTVLVLGARGTVGREVTRALLDAGARVRILTRSSNGLAHLPDTVERLVGDVRDRACLARAMDGVASAFYSSPHEADEEQLARNVVDACETAGARLVFVGVHADGPNRLVRALKRGAFGRLAPHYRPKFGISERVRCSRAHPVLLMPSNFCQNDELFREQLLEGIFSQPLGHRGLNRVDVRDVGDAAARVMLDPSIPSGTYPVDGPATFSGPACAAVWSAALGREVRYTGDDEQTWTRPLRERLSGRKQEDFLKTYQMISRFYVPTDPRSVARTTELLGHPPRSYGEYVRDTLARWRSAAAA; via the coding sequence ATGCGCAATCCATCCATCCACACCACGCAGCGCACCGTCCTGGTCCTCGGGGCCCGAGGGACCGTTGGCAGAGAAGTCACCCGGGCCTTGCTGGACGCGGGGGCGCGCGTGCGCATCCTCACGCGCTCCTCGAACGGACTCGCCCACCTGCCCGACACCGTGGAGCGGCTGGTGGGAGACGTACGGGATCGCGCCTGTCTCGCGCGGGCCATGGACGGCGTGGCCTCCGCCTTCTACTCCTCCCCGCACGAGGCGGACGAGGAGCAGCTGGCCCGCAACGTCGTGGACGCGTGCGAGACGGCGGGCGCGCGCCTCGTCTTCGTGGGGGTCCATGCGGACGGACCGAACCGCCTGGTACGTGCCCTCAAGCGGGGGGCGTTCGGCCGCCTGGCACCGCATTACCGGCCGAAATTCGGCATCTCCGAGCGCGTCCGCTGCTCACGGGCCCATCCGGTCCTGCTCATGCCCTCCAACTTCTGCCAGAACGACGAGCTGTTCCGCGAGCAGTTGCTGGAAGGCATCTTCTCCCAGCCGCTGGGCCATCGGGGCCTCAACCGGGTGGACGTGCGTGACGTGGGCGACGCCGCGGCCCGGGTGATGCTCGATCCATCCATCCCCTCGGGGACGTACCCGGTGGACGGGCCCGCGACCTTCTCGGGGCCCGCGTGCGCGGCGGTGTGGAGCGCCGCGCTGGGCCGCGAGGTGCGCTACACCGGTGACGACGAGCAGACCTGGACGCGCCCGTTGCGCGAGCGCCTCTCGGGTCGCAAGCAGGAGGATTTCCTCAAGACCTACCAGATGATCTCGCGCTTCTACGTGCCGACCGATCCCCGCAGCGTCGCACGCACCACGGAACTGCTCGGCCATCCTCCCCGGAGCTACGGGGAGTACGTCCGGGACACGCTCGCCCGGTGGCGCTCGGCCGCGGCGGCCTGA
- a CDS encoding helix-turn-helix domain-containing protein: protein MSTPPRPPRTHRERPRDPGEHGPREPLEDDARSSLLSLPPPGLAGQIDLCWATPGRASVGTSLHEFFPDAGAHLIFRHSEHGCRAVMIGPATERAAVEREAGAEYLAIRFRPGQAPRLADVRASELTNGFVELTHLGGQPIQDVAEQLRLLPDLASRQRVLAELMRDVAPPLVGDVRCRRATQLLEAHRGQLRVETLAEELGLNVRGLERLFLQHFGMTPKRMSRLVRLRHVLGALYSGRFTNLGALAVACGYSDQSHLIHDFKALTARLPGDKGALVNRRLLSEETRVIHRYRR, encoded by the coding sequence ATGTCCACGCCACCGCGCCCACCCCGCACTCACCGCGAGCGCCCGCGCGACCCGGGTGAGCACGGCCCGCGAGAGCCCCTCGAGGATGACGCCCGCTCGAGCCTCCTCTCGCTTCCTCCCCCCGGGCTCGCGGGGCAGATCGACCTGTGCTGGGCGACACCGGGCCGCGCCAGCGTGGGCACCTCGCTCCACGAGTTCTTCCCGGACGCGGGCGCCCACCTCATCTTCCGCCACTCCGAACACGGCTGCCGGGCGGTGATGATCGGACCCGCGACCGAGCGGGCGGCCGTGGAGCGCGAGGCCGGGGCCGAGTACCTCGCCATCCGCTTCCGGCCCGGCCAGGCGCCGCGCCTCGCGGACGTCCGTGCCTCGGAGCTCACCAACGGCTTCGTCGAACTGACGCACCTGGGAGGGCAGCCCATCCAGGACGTGGCCGAGCAATTGCGCCTCCTGCCGGACCTGGCTTCGAGGCAGCGGGTGCTCGCGGAGTTGATGCGGGACGTGGCCCCGCCGCTCGTCGGGGACGTGCGCTGCCGCCGGGCCACCCAGCTGCTCGAGGCGCACCGAGGACAGCTCCGCGTCGAGACGCTCGCCGAGGAGCTCGGCCTCAACGTGCGTGGCCTGGAGCGCCTCTTCCTGCAGCACTTCGGCATGACGCCCAAGCGCATGAGCCGGCTCGTCCGCCTGCGCCACGTCCTCGGGGCGCTGTACTCGGGCAGGTTCACGAACCTCGGCGCGCTCGCGGTGGCGTGCGGCTACTCGGACCAGTCCCACCTCATCCACGACTTCAAGGCGCTGACGGCTCGCCTGCCCGGCGACAAGGGGGCACTCGTCAACCGGCGGCTCCTGAGCGAGGAGACGCGCGTCATCCACCGCTATCGCCGGTAG
- a CDS encoding RiPP maturation radical SAM C-methyltransferase, with product MDMHSVSHPVVTGNAQAVATQAVPEVALVSMPFVSVVRPSIQLGLLKTLAEQTGIKASTFHLNLEFACQIGTTLYERLCRHRGRMFGDWLFSVAAFGSQAPDLEDRFLQDYEAEFQSLLADTGTTLERLKHLRHQEIPAYLDRMLALIPWERFRVVGFTCTFQQNAASFALARRLKERFPDLLCIFGGANFEGEMGLELVRSVDVVDYAVIGEADQAFPAFLNALNRGEDPCQVPGVVARSHGTVTPLRPGPPFEQLDTLPVPDYEEFFARAESLGLLTPAARRDLLIPFESARGCWWGQKQHCTFCGLNGTTMAFRAKTPERVLKELGELAKRYRTFRFEAVDNILAPSYLQKLFEPLVEAGRDYEFFYEVKSNLTRERIKTLRHGGVRRIQPGIESLNTHVLKLMRKGVTGIQNVNTLRWALYYGIDVSWNLLWGFPHETKEDYEEQLRLMRLLIHLQPPGGAGRIWMERYSPIFTDRKSFPALYVRPEASYTYVYPPSVQLEQVAYFFDYELHDTLPPSVYEESGRHVTVWQNAWQGPERPTLTFWSSPDFLQIDDSRWPGERGTYTFQGPLASIYAACSDRPMSAEELKREFALDVSEEEFAQWLADFCACGLMMKDGHQYLSLALPATRNR from the coding sequence ATGGATATGCACAGTGTGTCCCACCCGGTAGTGACGGGCAACGCCCAAGCCGTTGCGACGCAGGCGGTGCCCGAGGTGGCACTGGTGTCCATGCCGTTTGTCTCGGTCGTGCGTCCTTCCATCCAACTGGGATTGCTCAAGACGCTAGCTGAGCAGACGGGGATCAAGGCCAGTACCTTCCATCTCAACCTGGAATTTGCCTGTCAGATTGGCACCACCCTGTATGAGAGACTGTGCCGTCACCGAGGCCGCATGTTCGGAGACTGGCTCTTCTCTGTGGCTGCCTTTGGTTCACAGGCGCCCGATCTGGAGGATCGCTTCCTGCAAGACTATGAAGCCGAGTTCCAGAGCCTGCTAGCGGATACAGGGACGACCCTCGAGCGCCTCAAGCACCTGCGGCACCAGGAAATTCCCGCGTACCTGGACCGAATGCTCGCGCTCATTCCCTGGGAGCGGTTCCGGGTGGTCGGTTTCACCTGCACCTTCCAGCAGAACGCGGCCTCCTTCGCGCTCGCCCGCCGGCTGAAGGAGCGCTTCCCGGACCTCCTCTGCATCTTCGGCGGCGCCAACTTCGAGGGAGAGATGGGGCTGGAACTGGTCCGCTCCGTCGATGTGGTGGATTACGCCGTCATCGGCGAAGCAGACCAAGCATTCCCGGCGTTCCTGAACGCGCTCAACCGGGGCGAGGACCCCTGCCAGGTGCCCGGTGTGGTCGCCCGGAGTCACGGGACGGTGACCCCGCTGCGCCCAGGCCCGCCCTTCGAACAGCTCGATACCCTTCCGGTGCCCGACTATGAGGAATTCTTTGCTCGCGCCGAGTCGCTCGGGCTACTGACACCCGCGGCTCGACGTGATCTCCTCATTCCCTTCGAGAGCGCACGGGGCTGTTGGTGGGGACAGAAGCAGCACTGCACCTTCTGTGGCCTGAACGGGACCACGATGGCGTTCCGCGCGAAGACCCCGGAGCGAGTGCTCAAGGAACTCGGCGAGTTGGCTAAGCGCTACCGGACCTTCCGCTTCGAGGCCGTGGACAACATCCTCGCCCCCAGCTACCTCCAAAAGCTGTTCGAGCCTCTGGTCGAGGCAGGCCGTGATTACGAGTTCTTCTACGAAGTAAAGTCCAACCTCACCCGGGAGCGAATCAAGACACTCCGGCATGGGGGAGTGCGGCGCATCCAGCCAGGCATCGAGTCGCTGAATACGCATGTGCTGAAGCTGATGCGCAAGGGCGTGACGGGAATCCAGAACGTTAACACCCTGCGCTGGGCCCTCTACTACGGCATCGACGTCAGCTGGAACCTGCTTTGGGGCTTCCCGCATGAGACGAAGGAGGACTACGAGGAGCAACTGCGACTGATGCGGCTGCTGATCCACCTGCAGCCACCGGGTGGTGCCGGCCGTATCTGGATGGAACGGTACAGCCCCATCTTCACGGACCGCAAGAGCTTCCCAGCCCTATACGTGAGGCCAGAGGCAAGCTACACGTATGTCTATCCCCCATCCGTCCAGCTGGAACAGGTGGCATACTTCTTCGATTACGAGCTGCACGACACCCTGCCTCCGTCTGTCTATGAGGAGAGCGGGCGGCACGTGACGGTGTGGCAGAACGCCTGGCAGGGGCCTGAGCGCCCCACCCTGACGTTCTGGTCGTCACCAGACTTTCTGCAGATCGACGATTCGCGCTGGCCCGGGGAGCGGGGCACCTATACCTTCCAGGGACCGCTCGCATCCATCTACGCGGCCTGCAGCGACAGGCCCATGTCCGCCGAGGAGCTGAAGCGGGAGTTCGCCCTAGATGTCTCCGAGGAAGAGTTCGCTCAATGGCTGGCGGACTTCTGCGCATGCGGGCTGATGATGAAGGACGGTCACCAGTATTTAAGCCTTGCCCTGCCCGCTACCCGGAACCGGTAA
- a CDS encoding protein kinase: MGTYRIIRRLAVNPVAELFLARSGDGTTPVVLERLLPGFARDVTFTDLFLDSARTSTALAHTNVVRVLDAGVSGERPFRALEFVDGEQLGAVLAARARGVVIGLREMCFIVLQVAEGLASLHQVRACHRGLHPSHVWLSRGAR; encoded by the coding sequence GTGGGTACCTATCGCATCATCCGGAGACTGGCGGTGAACCCCGTGGCGGAGCTCTTCCTCGCCCGGAGCGGGGACGGGACGACCCCTGTCGTCCTCGAGCGCCTGCTGCCCGGCTTCGCGCGGGATGTCACCTTCACGGACCTCTTCCTGGACTCGGCGCGGACGTCCACCGCGCTGGCGCACACGAATGTCGTGCGGGTGCTCGACGCGGGCGTGAGTGGGGAGCGGCCCTTCCGGGCCCTGGAGTTCGTGGACGGGGAGCAGCTGGGCGCGGTGCTCGCGGCGCGGGCGCGGGGGGTGGTGATCGGCCTGCGCGAGATGTGCTTCATCGTCCTGCAGGTGGCCGAGGGGCTCGCCAGCCTCCACCAGGTGCGCGCCTGTCACCGGGGCCTCCATCCCAGCCATGTGTGGCTCTCCCGGGGGGCGAGGTGA
- a CDS encoding DUF1294 domain-containing protein, translating into MSWEQTRPEEESRPLRKLGVKLALFLALCALPVIGCIRLVLARDLVLVWLALQAYPVGSLLAFFFYWKDKRSATRGTWRTSESMLHFFEFAGGWPGALIAQQVFRHKTRKVSFQVVFWFIVVVHQLFWAGIALVPGKK; encoded by the coding sequence GTGAGCTGGGAACAGACGCGGCCGGAGGAGGAGAGCCGTCCGCTGCGGAAGCTGGGGGTGAAACTGGCGCTCTTCCTGGCGCTCTGCGCGCTGCCGGTCATCGGCTGTATCCGGCTCGTCCTCGCCAGGGACCTGGTCCTGGTGTGGCTGGCGTTGCAGGCGTACCCCGTGGGCAGCCTGCTGGCGTTCTTCTTCTATTGGAAGGACAAGCGGAGCGCCACGCGCGGCACCTGGCGCACGTCGGAGTCGATGCTGCACTTCTTCGAGTTCGCGGGCGGCTGGCCGGGGGCACTGATCGCCCAGCAGGTCTTCCGCCACAAGACGCGCAAGGTCTCGTTTCAGGTGGTGTTCTGGTTCATCGTGGTGGTGCATCAACTGTTCTGGGCCGGTATCGCGCTGGTGCCTGGCAAGAAGTAG
- a CDS encoding AAA family ATPase, giving the protein MERKAAALVTYLAIEGPTQRSRLASLLWPDAPDRAARVNLRQLLRRLRLTLGEDSLAGEDPVWLCEGLIVDALLFRKSFDAREYSKLTDFQGELLAGFSYDDCGELEEWLRLQRTRFHYLQCRAAEAEALRLEQAGQLEAALDTVRRLLQLQPTSEQAWQTAIRLHLRLGDRSSALRAYRDCREQLHRELGIDASPETRALVQELERPSEQERPRARSSDEVPLVMLSPPELVGRDTEWALLEEAWAAGRPVYVLGEAGIGKTRLVSEFCSAQGSWLLVAARPADPSTPYATSARVSRAVLGLEPERPLEPWVRQEIARLVPELEPSAPPLPSSPEEKARLAEALARLIRTRCGEMSALVLDDAHRADAASLELHLRVQDLLLEPEHGGDTLRMLTCFRMGELSPAFEERLREHREAGLAAWLSLEPLMLASAGELLAQMGVPRLEAIVPQLAKYTGCNPLFLIETVRSLVAAGFDGSFPAAPPPSDRVTWIVEQRLKRLSPDALRLARTVALAGADFSLELAACVLGLNPDQLAAPWKELEEAKVLRGATFTQGVLRRTVIETLPQPVREAVLRRISACLQQRR; this is encoded by the coding sequence ATGGAGCGCAAGGCAGCGGCGCTGGTGACGTACCTGGCCATCGAGGGCCCCACCCAGCGCAGCCGGCTCGCCAGCCTCCTGTGGCCGGATGCACCCGACAGGGCCGCACGCGTCAACCTCCGCCAGCTCCTGCGCAGGCTGCGGCTCACCCTCGGTGAAGACAGCCTCGCGGGAGAGGATCCCGTCTGGCTTTGTGAGGGCCTCATCGTCGATGCCCTCCTCTTCCGCAAGAGCTTCGACGCCCGCGAGTACTCCAAGCTCACCGACTTCCAGGGCGAGCTGCTCGCCGGCTTCTCCTACGACGACTGTGGAGAGCTGGAGGAGTGGCTCCGGCTCCAACGCACGCGGTTCCACTACCTGCAATGCCGTGCCGCCGAGGCCGAGGCCCTCCGCCTGGAGCAGGCCGGCCAGCTCGAGGCCGCCCTCGACACGGTGCGGCGTCTGCTCCAGCTCCAGCCCACCTCCGAGCAGGCCTGGCAGACGGCGATCCGCCTCCATCTGCGGCTCGGGGACCGGTCCTCCGCCCTCCGCGCCTACCGCGACTGCCGGGAACAGCTCCACCGGGAGCTCGGCATCGATGCCTCACCGGAGACCCGGGCGCTCGTCCAGGAGCTCGAGCGGCCCTCGGAGCAGGAGCGCCCCCGGGCCCGTTCCTCCGACGAGGTGCCCCTCGTGATGCTCTCCCCTCCGGAGCTGGTCGGGCGAGACACCGAGTGGGCCCTCCTGGAGGAGGCCTGGGCCGCGGGCCGCCCCGTCTACGTGCTCGGCGAGGCGGGCATCGGCAAGACGCGGCTGGTCTCCGAGTTCTGCAGCGCCCAGGGCTCCTGGCTGCTCGTCGCGGCCCGGCCCGCGGATCCCTCCACCCCCTACGCGACGAGTGCCCGGGTGTCCCGCGCCGTCCTGGGGCTCGAGCCGGAGCGGCCCCTGGAGCCCTGGGTGCGGCAGGAGATCGCCCGGCTCGTCCCGGAGCTCGAGCCCAGCGCCCCACCCCTGCCTTCCAGCCCCGAGGAGAAGGCGCGGCTCGCCGAGGCGCTCGCCCGGTTGATCCGCACCCGCTGCGGGGAGATGTCGGCGCTGGTACTCGACGACGCGCACCGCGCGGATGCGGCCAGCCTGGAGCTGCACCTGCGCGTGCAGGATCTGCTGCTGGAGCCGGAGCACGGAGGCGACACGCTGCGCATGCTCACCTGCTTCCGCATGGGCGAGCTGTCCCCCGCCTTCGAGGAGCGGCTGCGCGAGCACCGGGAGGCGGGACTGGCGGCGTGGCTCTCGCTCGAGCCGCTGATGCTGGCCTCCGCTGGCGAGCTGCTGGCGCAGATGGGCGTTCCCCGGCTGGAGGCGATCGTTCCGCAGCTGGCGAAGTACACGGGCTGCAATCCGCTCTTCCTCATCGAGACGGTCCGGAGCCTGGTCGCGGCCGGCTTCGACGGAAGCTTTCCCGCGGCACCGCCACCGTCCGACCGCGTGACGTGGATCGTCGAGCAGCGGCTCAAGCGGCTGTCGCCGGATGCGCTCCGGCTGGCGCGCACCGTGGCGCTCGCGGGCGCGGACTTCAGCCTGGAGCTGGCCGCGTGCGTGCTGGGGTTGAACCCGGATCAGCTCGCCGCGCCCTGGAAGGAGCTGGAGGAGGCGAAGGTGCTTCGCGGCGCTACCTTCACCCAGGGCGTGTTGCGCCGGACCGTCATCGAGACGCTCCCGCAGCCGGTGCGCGAGGCCGTCCTGCGGCGCATCTCCGCCTGCCTGCAACAGAGAAGATGA
- a CDS encoding SET domain-containing histone-lysine N-methyltransferase produces the protein MSLAHPSAAPPPSGLRTSPEDSDQKLATLLRWLENGGARFPKLHVVRQENGERSVLALADIAKGEAVLQVPRSHLLTLDVAKSSDIGRLLQSHVNPDNEELYLASFLLQEKQRPDSFWKPYVDTLPEAFPHVPLFFSDAERALLKGSFLLTLLEFQGYTLRQDHALLCQKVPGYERFSAEEFIWARLSVSSRNFGLKVGGLQGRALVPLADMLNHRRPPDVLWDTSADGQFFVMTAQNAVATGLEIHDSYGAKSNDLLLLHFGFVASNNEQDEVFLSLGLPEGTALASGKQKLLGLSSPTARQPFKVPLQYEHASTQRMFSFLRVACAAPLELPRLAPRLLSGLGSIKPLGVANEERVLRALGAACEARLAAFDTSFEEDERLLREETLAHNARSCVLMRREEKRMLRAWLELSRTGLALLRMPRAELERLAGLPASPWGWFDRYVREAVLELVRRA, from the coding sequence ATGAGCCTCGCCCATCCATCGGCCGCCCCCCCTCCGTCCGGACTGAGAACCTCCCCCGAGGACTCGGACCAGAAGCTCGCCACCCTGCTGCGCTGGCTCGAGAACGGCGGAGCCCGCTTCCCCAAACTGCACGTCGTCCGGCAGGAGAATGGGGAGCGCTCCGTGCTCGCCCTGGCCGATATCGCCAAGGGTGAGGCGGTCCTCCAGGTGCCTCGCAGCCACCTCCTCACCCTCGACGTCGCGAAGAGCTCCGACATCGGGCGCCTGCTCCAGTCCCACGTCAACCCGGACAACGAGGAGCTGTACCTCGCCTCCTTCCTCCTCCAGGAGAAGCAGCGGCCCGACTCCTTCTGGAAGCCCTACGTGGACACCCTCCCCGAGGCCTTCCCCCACGTCCCCCTCTTCTTCAGTGACGCCGAACGCGCCCTCCTCAAGGGCTCCTTCCTGCTCACGCTGTTGGAGTTCCAGGGCTACACGCTCCGGCAGGACCACGCCCTGCTCTGCCAGAAGGTCCCCGGCTACGAGCGCTTCTCCGCCGAGGAGTTCATCTGGGCCCGGCTCTCCGTCTCCTCCCGCAACTTCGGCCTCAAGGTGGGCGGACTCCAGGGGCGCGCCCTCGTCCCGCTGGCGGACATGCTCAACCACCGCCGGCCTCCCGACGTGCTGTGGGACACCTCGGCCGATGGTCAGTTCTTCGTGATGACCGCCCAGAACGCCGTGGCCACCGGCCTGGAGATTCACGACAGCTACGGCGCCAAGAGCAATGATCTGCTCCTGCTCCACTTCGGCTTCGTGGCCAGCAACAACGAGCAGGACGAGGTCTTCCTCTCCCTCGGTCTCCCCGAGGGGACCGCGCTGGCCTCCGGCAAGCAGAAGCTGCTCGGACTCTCGTCTCCCACCGCGCGCCAGCCCTTCAAGGTGCCGCTCCAGTACGAGCACGCGTCCACCCAGCGGATGTTCTCCTTCCTGCGCGTGGCCTGTGCGGCGCCCCTCGAGCTGCCCAGGCTCGCGCCCCGGCTCCTGTCGGGCCTGGGCTCCATCAAGCCGCTGGGTGTGGCCAACGAGGAGCGTGTCCTGCGCGCCCTGGGCGCGGCCTGTGAGGCCCGGCTCGCCGCCTTCGACACCTCCTTCGAGGAGGATGAGCGGCTGCTGCGCGAGGAGACGCTCGCCCACAATGCCCGCAGCTGCGTCCTCATGCGGCGCGAGGAGAAGCGGATGCTGCGCGCCTGGCTCGAGCTGAGCCGCACCGGCCTCGCCCTGCTGCGCATGCCCCGGGCGGAGCTGGAACGGCTCGCCGGGCTCCCCGCGTCGCCCTGGGGCTGGTTCGACCGCTACGTCCGCGAGGCCGTGCTGGAGCTCGTCCGCCGCGCGTAG
- a CDS encoding Rpn family recombination-promoting nuclease/putative transposase: protein MPGPHDLFARYTFGHPERAAAELRTVLPAHVVSEVDWTSLRREPGSVVDPELRETESDLLFTARLRTGQPLLLYVLLEHQSSVDRWMALRMLRYVVRQVERWRTEHPESSRLPVIIPLVMYHGVDGAWTAPRRVEELFELPGEQWRTLVPRFEYLLDDLTAEREEALRARSGPPLARLAWLVLRYGRTPELARKLPDWTALFAQVHADAEGAEHLVVVIRYLLWVEGDAAVHTAARRVLHSVLDGQRAEELMGSWAEEMIERGVRKGLTLGRAEYILRILTARGVQVDEAARQRILTCTDLATLDRWFDRSLNATSLSEVLDGLAQ, encoded by the coding sequence ATGCCTGGACCTCATGATCTCTTCGCCCGCTACACCTTCGGTCACCCCGAGCGGGCCGCCGCCGAATTGCGCACCGTACTGCCCGCGCACGTCGTCTCGGAGGTGGACTGGACGTCCCTGCGGCGAGAGCCCGGCAGCGTGGTGGACCCGGAGTTGCGCGAGACCGAGAGCGACCTGCTCTTCACGGCTCGACTGCGCACGGGCCAGCCATTGCTGCTGTACGTGCTGCTGGAACATCAGTCGTCCGTGGACCGATGGATGGCGCTGCGCATGCTGCGCTACGTGGTGCGCCAGGTGGAGCGCTGGCGGACGGAACACCCGGAGAGCTCGCGGCTGCCGGTCATCATTCCGCTCGTCATGTACCACGGGGTGGATGGAGCCTGGACGGCGCCGCGCCGGGTGGAGGAGCTCTTCGAGCTTCCAGGGGAGCAGTGGCGAACGCTGGTGCCGCGCTTCGAGTACCTGCTGGACGACCTGACGGCCGAGCGGGAAGAGGCGCTGCGAGCGCGCTCCGGACCACCGCTGGCCCGCCTGGCCTGGCTGGTGCTGCGCTACGGACGCACCCCAGAGCTGGCCCGGAAGCTACCGGACTGGACGGCGCTCTTCGCACAGGTGCACGCAGACGCCGAGGGAGCCGAGCATCTGGTGGTGGTCATTCGCTACCTGCTGTGGGTAGAGGGGGACGCGGCCGTCCACACAGCGGCGAGGCGGGTGTTACATTCAGTGCTGGATGGGCAACGCGCGGAGGAGTTGATGGGCAGCTGGGCCGAGGAAATGATCGAGCGGGGAGTCCGGAAAGGCCTGACCCTGGGGCGTGCCGAGTACATCCTGAGAATTCTCACCGCGAGGGGCGTACAGGTCGACGAGGCCGCCCGGCAGCGAATCCTCACCTGTACGGACCTGGCGACCCTCGACCGCTGGTTCGATCGTTCCCTGAACGCCACCTCCCTCTCCGAAGTCCTGGACGGCCTCGCCCAGTAA
- a CDS encoding DUF4190 domain-containing protein: protein MDASIALCATHPERPADGTCSRCGTFVCEHCRRWQVGRMLCLRCHQVALGEKPSRRANVALAFATLGFCGFVPGLVAIVLGHQELAAIRRGEAPGSGEGVAVLARNVGWFHLALLVIVVIGLALRA, encoded by the coding sequence ATGGATGCGAGCATCGCCCTGTGCGCCACCCATCCCGAGCGCCCCGCTGATGGCACCTGCAGCCGGTGCGGCACCTTCGTGTGTGAGCACTGCCGCCGGTGGCAGGTGGGACGGATGCTCTGCCTGCGCTGCCACCAGGTGGCCCTGGGGGAGAAACCCTCGAGACGCGCCAACGTGGCGCTGGCCTTCGCCACGCTGGGCTTCTGCGGGTTCGTCCCCGGGCTCGTGGCCATCGTGCTCGGACATCAGGAGCTGGCCGCCATCCGCCGGGGCGAGGCCCCTGGTTCCGGCGAGGGCGTGGCCGTGCTCGCGCGCAACGTGGGCTGGTTCCACCTGGCGCTGCTCGTCATCGTGGTGATCGGACTCGCACTCCGGGCATGA
- a CDS encoding alpha/beta fold hydrolase, translated as MRTRRGPVECASLGEGPAVLALHGAMGGHDQASLLARTAGVPGFRYIAPSRPGYLGTSLSLGRTPKEQAELYRDLLDTLGIDRVALMAVSGGGPSALQFALSYPKRCWGLVIISSVCSRIAKRPPLPWYLMKLAVHVSPLFALMKRKAERTPEEASRRSIPDPVMRARTLNDPEAGPLLRELQLSTYDRLPLRIPGSDNDITLTHRELSFPLEQIKAPTLIVHGTNDRMAPYAQAQRLAARVPGAELLSLEGGDHVGIFTHLHEVRARVGHFLGAHAPRAVAS; from the coding sequence GTGCGGACACGACGCGGACCCGTCGAGTGCGCTTCCCTCGGCGAGGGCCCGGCGGTGCTCGCGCTCCACGGTGCCATGGGGGGCCATGATCAGGCATCGCTCCTCGCGCGCACCGCGGGCGTCCCGGGCTTCCGGTACATCGCGCCCTCGCGCCCTGGCTACCTGGGGACATCCCTCTCGCTCGGCCGGACGCCGAAGGAGCAGGCGGAGCTCTATCGCGACCTGCTCGACACGCTCGGCATCGACCGGGTGGCCCTGATGGCCGTCTCCGGAGGCGGCCCCTCCGCGCTCCAGTTCGCGCTCAGCTACCCGAAGCGCTGCTGGGGGCTCGTCATCATCTCGTCGGTCTGCAGCCGGATCGCGAAGCGGCCACCGCTGCCCTGGTACCTCATGAAGCTGGCCGTCCACGTCAGCCCGCTCTTCGCCTTGATGAAGCGCAAGGCCGAGCGGACTCCAGAGGAGGCCTCGCGCCGGTCCATCCCGGACCCCGTCATGCGCGCGCGCACGCTGAACGACCCCGAGGCCGGCCCCCTGCTGCGCGAGCTCCAGCTGAGCACGTACGACCGGCTGCCGCTGCGGATACCCGGGTCGGACAACGACATCACCCTCACGCACCGTGAGCTGTCTTTTCCCCTCGAGCAGATAAAGGCCCCGACGCTCATCGTGCACGGCACGAATGACCGCATGGCCCCGTATGCCCAGGCACAGCGACTGGCCGCGCGTGTTCCCGGCGCCGAACTGCTCTCGCTCGAAGGGGGCGATCACGTGGGCATCTTCACGCACCTGCACGAGGTGCGCGCGCGGGTCGGGCATTTCCTGGGTGCACACGCGCCCAGGGCCGTGGCCTCGTGA
- a CDS encoding cold shock domain-containing protein: MKTQGVISRWNDDKGFGFIRSKAGGEEVFLHISAFSGDRRPQSGDQVLFVAGKDAQGRLRAEHASLAGLAIDEPDTRRKPPPR, translated from the coding sequence ATGAAAACGCAGGGTGTGATCAGCCGCTGGAACGATGACAAGGGCTTCGGCTTCATCCGGTCCAAGGCAGGGGGGGAAGAGGTCTTCCTGCACATCTCCGCGTTCAGCGGTGACCGGCGTCCCCAGTCCGGGGATCAGGTGCTCTTCGTCGCCGGCAAGGACGCTCAGGGCCGCCTGCGTGCCGAGCACGCCTCCCTGGCCGGGCTGGCCATCGACGAGCCGGACACCCGCCGCAAACCGCCCCCCAGGTGA